Proteins encoded within one genomic window of Hahella chejuensis KCTC 2396:
- a CDS encoding ATP-binding protein — MIRENTDQQSSALNVVKDNNMRQSCRPGRVRLHRNRLLELRQGLGLSQEQVADECQQQRLYVSVSSLKRAELQRYVLLRTANNLSRFYNVPVEELIVAEDASEPETPASPPEAPAVVQRESNDPVATPIHRKVLGLCLAGELDLRSLAPMMDELDVAVHYSSSSFHVLLLGAANAHQKPTAYAMRVIRAIARRHPDIVALVKPIQAEFSHHDALHCQARLPMSERLGIERFAKQQLPGVVLVHSELFHCSRLEYSFVYKSNPAYAPGPWYALTESMPPVLHTIGREQERAYFQSLLIQLKAEGEGAWCNISGVAGIGKTHLALAFVEEAAKQNLSRVILRNTCDDKSKLHPGAELIRRLANLQEVDENKLLNLLVNFCIDSHWYPFIYHLFGVKRNDPHPNDWMVASMSPYLFQKSCQQALETLLIALLGQRELIVVIEEIHQLDEDMRLTLEALANLTPYCPLLLITSSYSDFIAGFDQHDVKTIRLFPLTQPQARELAHGHGAASEEWREHCVLKAQGHPSFLIDLLNHEHLGDELPFSITNIIAAKTERLSARLKCALELISVSQDGFTQPQLEELMGGPLERFATLLSLGVLHPHGERWFFTHNLLREAVYQSMPEKVRRERHAMAAEWIRERDPVQYAIHLAKSGSDQALPELLAAAERLIQDQHFKQAKQLLLLAEPFLRDAKCKCKAYRMLALTLKSLGETDKGVKAALSAIDHCSDERDASYDWRILAEMYYQLGRTEDALHALNCAEILTERYHQHELGARLYELHSEILLSKGHVVASQEYRKIAMKTAMKSDHCPPKCDIRQEGFSPYGGLGPNMPNFAPQTCMNK, encoded by the coding sequence ATGATTCGGGAAAATACCGATCAGCAGTCGTCAGCGCTCAACGTAGTAAAGGATAACAATATGCGCCAGAGTTGCAGACCCGGCAGGGTCCGTTTGCATCGAAACCGCTTGTTGGAGCTTAGACAAGGCCTGGGATTAAGTCAGGAACAGGTCGCTGACGAATGCCAACAGCAGAGACTGTATGTGTCCGTTTCTTCACTGAAACGAGCGGAATTGCAACGCTATGTGTTGCTGCGCACGGCTAATAATCTATCGCGATTTTACAACGTGCCGGTGGAGGAGCTGATCGTGGCGGAGGACGCCTCTGAACCAGAGACGCCAGCCTCCCCCCCAGAAGCGCCAGCAGTGGTTCAGCGTGAGAGTAATGATCCAGTAGCCACTCCCATTCACAGGAAAGTGCTTGGCTTATGCTTGGCGGGCGAGCTGGACCTCAGAAGTCTCGCCCCCATGATGGATGAGCTGGACGTCGCCGTGCACTATTCTTCATCGTCATTCCATGTGCTACTGCTGGGCGCCGCAAACGCCCACCAGAAGCCAACCGCTTACGCGATGCGAGTCATTCGCGCCATCGCCCGACGCCATCCTGATATCGTCGCGTTGGTGAAGCCCATCCAGGCGGAATTCAGCCACCACGACGCCCTGCACTGCCAGGCGCGACTGCCGATGAGCGAACGCCTGGGCATAGAGCGCTTCGCCAAACAGCAGCTACCCGGCGTGGTGCTGGTGCACAGTGAGCTGTTTCACTGCAGTCGCCTGGAGTACAGCTTCGTCTATAAATCCAACCCCGCCTACGCCCCCGGCCCGTGGTATGCGCTGACAGAATCCATGCCTCCGGTGCTGCACACCATTGGCAGAGAACAGGAGCGGGCGTACTTCCAGTCCCTGCTGATCCAGCTAAAAGCGGAGGGCGAAGGCGCCTGGTGCAATATCAGCGGGGTGGCGGGCATCGGTAAAACCCATTTAGCGCTGGCCTTTGTAGAAGAAGCCGCCAAGCAGAATCTCAGTCGCGTCATTCTGCGCAATACCTGTGATGATAAGTCCAAACTGCACCCAGGCGCCGAGTTGATCCGCCGGCTGGCGAACTTGCAGGAGGTGGACGAAAACAAGCTGTTGAACCTGCTGGTCAACTTCTGTATCGATAGCCACTGGTATCCGTTTATCTATCATCTGTTCGGCGTCAAACGCAACGACCCGCATCCTAATGACTGGATGGTGGCGAGCATGTCGCCCTATCTCTTCCAGAAGAGTTGCCAACAGGCTCTGGAGACCCTGCTGATAGCGCTGCTGGGGCAACGGGAACTGATCGTAGTGATAGAAGAAATACACCAGCTTGACGAGGACATGCGCCTCACTCTTGAAGCCTTGGCGAATCTGACGCCTTACTGTCCGCTCTTGCTGATCACCAGCAGCTACTCTGATTTTATCGCCGGCTTCGATCAACATGACGTTAAGACCATCCGGCTGTTCCCTCTCACTCAACCACAAGCGAGAGAGCTGGCGCACGGACACGGCGCAGCCAGCGAGGAGTGGCGCGAGCACTGTGTTTTAAAGGCGCAGGGGCATCCGTCATTCTTAATCGATTTACTCAATCACGAGCATTTGGGCGACGAATTACCCTTTAGCATCACCAACATCATCGCCGCCAAAACCGAGCGATTGTCAGCCCGCCTCAAGTGCGCTTTGGAGCTGATTTCCGTCAGTCAGGATGGGTTCACGCAACCGCAACTGGAAGAGTTGATGGGCGGTCCCCTGGAGCGTTTCGCCACCCTGCTCAGCCTGGGTGTTTTGCATCCCCATGGCGAACGCTGGTTCTTCACCCACAATCTGTTGCGGGAAGCGGTCTACCAATCCATGCCGGAAAAGGTTCGCCGCGAACGCCACGCCATGGCGGCGGAGTGGATACGTGAGCGCGACCCCGTGCAGTACGCCATCCACCTCGCCAAATCCGGCAGCGATCAAGCCTTACCGGAATTATTGGCGGCGGCGGAGCGGCTGATTCAGGATCAGCACTTCAAACAGGCCAAGCAACTGTTGCTGCTTGCAGAACCGTTTCTGCGGGACGCCAAATGCAAATGCAAAGCTTATCGCATGCTGGCGCTGACGCTGAAATCTCTGGGAGAGACCGACAAAGGCGTAAAAGCCGCGCTGTCGGCCATCGACCACTGCTCAGATGAACGCGACGCCAGCTACGACTGGCGCATATTGGCGGAGATGTATTATCAGCTCGGCCGCACGGAAGACGCCCTGCACGCCCTGAACTGCGCGGAAATTCTGACGGAGCGGTATCATCAGCATGAGCTGGGCGCCAGACTGTACGAGCTGCATAGCGAAATACTGCTGAGTAAGGGGCATGTGGTGGCGAGCCAGGAATACCGCAAAATCGCGATGAAAACCGCCATGAAAAGCGATCATTGCCCGCCAAAGTGCGATATCAGACAGGAGGGATTCAGCCCTTACGGAGGATTGGGGCCGAACATGCCCAACTTCGCCCCACAGACATGTATGAATAAATAG